One segment of Rosa chinensis cultivar Old Blush chromosome 6, RchiOBHm-V2, whole genome shotgun sequence DNA contains the following:
- the LOC112168936 gene encoding uncharacterized protein At5g01610 produces MATLGLILFFLVSFSISTPSASVKDKLTAYEALEEYDFPVGILPKGVLSYELDNSTGKFSVYLNGSCTFSIDSYQLKYKSTITGVITKDKISSLSGITVKVLFLWLSIVTVIRDDDEIQFSVGIASADFAVSNFVESPTCGCGFDCVNVDGRKIKFDDQSLVSSA; encoded by the coding sequence ATGGCAACACTAGGCCTAATACTCTTCTTTCTGGTCTCCTTCTCAATCTCAACCCCATCTGCTTCTGTCAAGGACAAGCTGACCGCTTACGAAGCTCTCGAAGAGTATGACTTCCCAGTAGGCATTCTTCCCAAAGGCGTACTAAGCTACGAGCTAGACAATTCCACAGGTAAATTCTCAGTCTATTTGAATGGCTCTTGTACCTTTTCAATAGATTCATATCAGCTCAAGTACAAGTCCACCATAACGGGTGTGATAACCAAAGACAAGATCTCGAGCTTGAGTGGTATCACGGTCAAGGTGCTGTTCCTGTGGTTGAGCATTGTCACAGTGATTCGAGACGACGATGAGATCCAGTTCTCTGTTGGGATCGCCTCCGCGGACTTTGCCGTCAGTAATTTCGTGGAGAGTCCGACGTGTGGTTGTGGATTTGATTGTGTCAATGTGGACGGAAGGAAGATCAAATTTGATGATCAGTCACTAGTGTCCTCTGCTTAA